The Flavobacterium jumunjinense genome includes a region encoding these proteins:
- the thrC gene encoding threonine synthase: MKYYSLNNKQHEVSFQEAVVNGLAPDKGLYFPKELQPLSNSFFDTIGKLSNEEIAFQVIEQFVGEEIPKEELKKIISETLSFNFPLVQVEENIYSLELYHGPTMAFKDVGARFMSRCLGYFNKDKNQKNIVLVATSGDTGGAVASGFLNVKDVEVIILYPSGKVSDIQEKQLTTLGKNITALEVDGVFDYCQDMVKKAFLDQELQIKNLTSANSINIARWLPQMFYFFFAYKELKKLKNPLVVSCPSGNFGNICAGILAKKLGLPIQHFVATTNANDTVPRFLEDGKYNPKASIATISNAMDVGNPSNFVRIQEMYNNDLTEFKKDFSSYSYSDEETKRCMKKIYKKFKYVAEPHGAVGYLGLKKELNNSTDRVGFFLETAHPIKFHNIVESTLGISLEIPNQIKEIMTKEKSSIKISNYEELKNVILTK; the protein is encoded by the coding sequence ATGAAATATTATAGTTTAAATAACAAACAACACGAAGTATCTTTTCAAGAAGCTGTCGTTAATGGTTTAGCACCAGATAAAGGATTGTATTTCCCAAAAGAGCTTCAACCTTTATCGAACTCTTTTTTTGATACTATCGGAAAACTATCTAATGAAGAAATTGCTTTTCAAGTAATTGAACAATTTGTAGGTGAAGAGATCCCAAAAGAAGAATTAAAAAAAATAATTTCAGAAACCTTATCATTTAATTTCCCACTAGTTCAAGTTGAAGAAAATATCTATTCTTTAGAATTATATCACGGACCAACTATGGCTTTTAAAGATGTAGGCGCACGCTTTATGTCGCGCTGCCTTGGTTATTTTAACAAAGATAAAAATCAAAAAAATATTGTTTTGGTAGCTACTTCAGGAGATACTGGAGGAGCTGTTGCAAGTGGTTTTTTAAACGTTAAAGATGTAGAGGTAATCATACTCTATCCTTCTGGAAAAGTAAGCGATATTCAAGAAAAACAATTAACTACCTTAGGAAAAAATATAACTGCTTTAGAAGTAGATGGTGTTTTCGATTATTGTCAGGATATGGTGAAAAAGGCATTTTTAGATCAAGAATTACAAATAAAAAATCTAACATCGGCCAACTCTATAAATATTGCTCGTTGGTTACCGCAAATGTTCTACTTTTTCTTTGCCTATAAAGAACTAAAAAAATTAAAAAACCCATTAGTTGTTTCATGTCCTAGTGGAAATTTCGGAAATATTTGTGCAGGAATTCTAGCTAAAAAATTAGGTCTACCCATCCAGCATTTCGTTGCAACTACCAATGCGAATGATACTGTTCCACGTTTTTTAGAAGATGGAAAATATAATCCGAAAGCTTCAATTGCAACCATTTCCAACGCTATGGATGTTGGTAATCCAAGTAATTTTGTTCGAATTCAAGAAATGTATAATAATGACTTGACTGAATTTAAAAAAGATTTTTCTTCCTACTCTTATTCAGATGAAGAAACGAAGAGATGTATGAAGAAAATTTACAAAAAATTTAAATATGTAGCAGAACCACATGGAGCTGTTGGTTATTTAGGCTTGAAAAAAGAGCTAAACAATTCAACTGATCGTGTTGGTTTTTTCCTTGAAACAGCACACCCGATAAAGTTTCATAATATTGTAGAAAGCACATTGGGTATTTCATTAGAAATTCCAAATCAGATTAAAGAAATTATGACTAAAGAAAAATCGAGTATAAAAATATCAAATTACGAAGAATTGAAAAATGTAATCCTTACAAAATAA
- a CDS encoding homoserine kinase: protein MNEIKIFCPATIANLNCGFDVLGLCIDNIGDEMIFRKSPQKGIKITKITGADIPYETDKNVAGVAALAIIENLDLEYGFEIEIHKKIKAGSGIGSSAASAAGAVYGINELLGKPYTKKELVQFAMKGEAVASGSEHADNVAPCMLGGFTLVRGYNPLDIIQIESPSELYAVVLHPQIEIKTSDARAVLKPMIPLQSAITQWGNVGGLIAGLYTKDYELIGRSLRDVIVEPLRKGLIPNFDNVKNAALNTGALGAGISGAGPSIFALCKGETIARNVANAMQNAYLETKIPFDIHISKVNPQGVKTI, encoded by the coding sequence ATGAACGAAATAAAAATATTCTGTCCAGCAACAATAGCAAATCTCAATTGCGGATTTGATGTGCTTGGGCTTTGCATAGACAATATAGGTGATGAAATGATCTTTAGAAAATCACCACAAAAAGGAATCAAAATCACAAAAATAACAGGTGCCGATATTCCATATGAAACCGATAAAAACGTTGCAGGAGTAGCAGCATTAGCTATTATCGAAAACTTAGATTTAGAATATGGTTTCGAAATAGAAATACATAAAAAAATAAAAGCAGGAAGCGGAATTGGAAGTTCAGCAGCAAGTGCAGCAGGAGCAGTATATGGTATAAATGAATTATTAGGAAAACCCTATACAAAAAAAGAATTGGTACAGTTTGCTATGAAAGGAGAAGCAGTTGCAAGTGGTTCAGAACATGCAGATAATGTGGCACCTTGCATGCTTGGTGGTTTTACATTAGTACGTGGTTATAATCCGTTAGACATCATTCAAATAGAAAGTCCGTCCGAACTTTATGCTGTCGTTTTACATCCACAAATAGAAATCAAAACTTCCGATGCAAGAGCTGTATTAAAACCAATGATACCATTACAATCGGCCATAACCCAATGGGGAAATGTTGGCGGATTAATTGCTGGTTTATACACTAAAGACTATGAATTAATAGGTCGTTCACTACGTGATGTAATTGTGGAACCGCTCCGAAAAGGCTTAATTCCAAACTTTGATAATGTAAAAAATGCTGCTTTAAATACTGGAGCATTAGGAGCTGGAATATCGGGTGCTGGCCCTTCCATTTTTGCACTTTGCAAAGGAGAAACCATAGCTAGAAATGTTGCCAATGCAATGCAGAATGCTTATTTAGAAACAAAAATTCCATTCGACATTCATATATCAAAAGTAAACCCTCAAGGCGTAAAAACTATCTAA
- the thrA gene encoding bifunctional aspartate kinase/homoserine dehydrogenase I, translating into MIVLKFGGTSVANAQNISKVIDIIINKSQKEKLLIVVSALSGVTDLLHLAGTTAANKNKEYQKLVSKIALKHEELIVNLVDSENQLALKTIVNNEIKQLQTLLDGCFLLNELSTKTLDRILSFGELLSSQIISYALKNNENNCCFIDSRKIIKTNDNFGKAAVIFNKTKELFSSVLQNINEQIIVFPGFIASTVNEETTTLGRGGSDYTASILAYCSNASSLEIWTDVNGMYTANPKIVKQAKSIENLSYQEAMELSHFGAKVLYPPTIQPVLNAMIPILIKNTFEPNAQGTYISNQSISNGNPVKGISHIDAITLLTLEGSGMIGITGSSKRLFEALSQHDINVIFITQASSEHSICIGISNNDAEKAKTIIDATFDIEISQNKIDSCLLEKDLCIIALVGENMKNHQGLSGKMFSTLGKNNVNIRAIAQGASERNISAVINKNDIKKALNALHERFFEDNTKQLNLFVMGVGNVGEKFIDQINQQKKFLKENLKMNVRVIALSNSRKMIFNEEGLDLNNWKLQLNESEEANTEKFISEVQKLNLRNSIFVDITANSDIANIYDQFLKQSIAVVTCNKIACSSQYENYQNLKNLSRKYNAPFLFETNVGAGLPIIDTLKHLIASGDKVNKIQAVLSGSLNFIFNNFDENNSFHDVVKEAGIQGFTEPDPKIDLSGIDVARKILILIRESGYKMENNNIENKSFLPEECMQTANNEDFFASLIKYAPHFENLLKEANSKNCKLKYVATFENGKANVGLEFIPQESPFYNLEGKDNIVQFYTDRYVDQPLLIKGAGAGAAVTASGIFADVVRIGNV; encoded by the coding sequence ATGATTGTATTAAAATTTGGTGGTACATCTGTAGCCAACGCACAAAATATTTCAAAAGTAATTGACATAATTATAAATAAATCGCAAAAAGAAAAACTCCTAATTGTTGTTTCTGCTCTTAGCGGAGTAACCGATTTATTACACTTAGCAGGCACAACTGCTGCAAATAAAAATAAAGAGTATCAAAAATTAGTATCAAAAATTGCCTTAAAACATGAAGAACTTATAGTGAACCTAGTAGATTCTGAAAATCAATTAGCCTTAAAAACAATTGTTAACAACGAAATAAAACAACTTCAAACATTGTTAGATGGTTGTTTTCTACTTAATGAATTATCAACAAAAACTCTTGATCGAATTTTAAGTTTTGGAGAATTATTATCTTCACAAATAATCAGTTATGCATTAAAAAACAATGAAAATAATTGTTGTTTTATAGACAGTCGAAAAATCATCAAAACAAACGATAATTTTGGCAAAGCAGCCGTAATTTTCAATAAAACTAAAGAATTATTTTCCTCAGTTTTACAAAATATAAATGAACAAATAATAGTCTTTCCTGGTTTTATTGCTTCAACAGTTAATGAAGAAACTACAACACTTGGTCGTGGCGGTTCCGATTATACTGCTTCCATCCTAGCCTATTGTTCTAATGCAAGTTCTTTAGAAATTTGGACAGATGTAAACGGTATGTATACCGCCAATCCAAAAATTGTAAAACAAGCCAAATCAATAGAAAATTTATCCTATCAGGAAGCAATGGAATTGTCTCACTTTGGAGCTAAAGTTCTTTATCCTCCAACAATCCAACCCGTTCTTAACGCTATGATTCCGATCTTAATTAAGAATACTTTTGAACCCAATGCACAAGGAACTTATATTTCCAATCAAAGTATTTCAAACGGAAATCCTGTAAAAGGAATATCACATATCGATGCAATTACATTATTAACTCTAGAAGGATCAGGAATGATAGGTATTACAGGTTCTTCCAAACGTTTGTTTGAAGCATTATCGCAACACGATATAAATGTAATTTTCATTACCCAAGCCTCTTCAGAACATTCAATCTGCATAGGGATTTCAAATAATGATGCTGAAAAAGCAAAAACAATAATAGATGCAACCTTTGATATTGAAATATCTCAAAATAAAATCGATTCTTGTCTACTAGAAAAAGACCTTTGCATCATTGCCCTAGTTGGTGAAAACATGAAAAACCACCAAGGGTTAAGCGGAAAAATGTTCAGTACATTAGGAAAAAACAACGTAAACATTAGAGCCATTGCCCAAGGTGCATCCGAAAGAAATATTTCAGCCGTAATTAATAAAAACGACATCAAAAAAGCATTGAATGCATTGCACGAACGCTTTTTTGAAGACAACACCAAACAACTCAACCTGTTTGTTATGGGTGTTGGTAATGTTGGCGAAAAATTCATTGACCAAATCAATCAACAAAAGAAATTCCTAAAAGAAAATCTTAAAATGAATGTACGTGTAATTGCCTTGTCTAATTCTCGAAAAATGATATTCAACGAAGAAGGATTAGATCTTAACAATTGGAAATTGCAACTTAATGAATCCGAAGAAGCAAATACCGAAAAATTCATTTCAGAAGTACAAAAACTCAATTTGCGCAACAGTATTTTTGTAGACATAACTGCTAATAGTGACATTGCAAATATTTACGATCAATTCTTAAAACAAAGTATTGCAGTAGTAACTTGCAATAAAATAGCTTGTTCTTCACAATATGAAAATTATCAAAATTTAAAGAATTTATCTCGAAAATACAACGCTCCTTTCTTATTCGAAACTAATGTTGGTGCAGGTTTACCTATAATTGACACTTTAAAACACCTCATTGCATCTGGCGACAAAGTAAACAAAATTCAAGCTGTATTATCTGGAAGTTTAAACTTCATTTTTAATAATTTCGACGAAAATAATTCGTTTCATGATGTTGTAAAAGAAGCTGGAATTCAAGGTTTCACAGAACCCGATCCAAAAATAGATTTAAGCGGAATTGATGTTGCTCGAAAAATACTTATTCTTATTAGAGAAAGTGGTTATAAAATGGAAAATAACAACATAGAAAATAAATCATTTTTACCCGAAGAATGTATGCAAACTGCAAATAATGAAGATTTTTTTGCTTCACTCATCAAGTACGCTCCACATTTTGAAAATCTTCTTAAAGAAGCAAATTCAAAAAATTGCAAGCTAAAATATGTTGCCACTTTCGAAAACGGAAAAGCAAATGTTGGTCTCGAATTCATACCACAAGAAAGTCCGTTTTACAACTTAGAAGGAAAAGACAATATTGTTCAATTTTATACCGATAGATATGTAGACCAACCACTACTTATTAAAGGAGCTGGTGCGGGAGCAGCAGTAACAGCATCAGGTATTTTCGCTGATGTTGTTAGAATTGGAAATGTATAA
- the hutH gene encoding histidine ammonia-lyase, with protein METVHYISSDLLSIEMINEIISQDLKLELSEEARANIVKCRVYLDDKLKSNENPIYGINTGFGSLCNVKISTENLSKLQDNLVKSHACGTGEEVPLEIVKIMLLLKIQSLSYGHSGVQLETVERLIAFYNHDILPVIYTLGSLGASGDLAPLAHLALPLIGEGEVYKDGFRQPAYKMLESMGWDLLTLKSKEGLALLNGTQFMSAYGVYILIKSTKLSYLADVIGAISLEGFDGRIEPFTDLIHLIRPHKGQVETAQRMCDILDGSEIIEQEKKHVQDPYSFRCIPQVHGASKDTIGYVKKVFKTEINSVTDNPNIFVGEDKIISGGNFHGQPLALALDFLGIALAELGSISERRTYQLISGLRDLPAFLVSDPGLNSGFMIPQYTAASIVSQNKQLATPSSIDSIVSSNGQEDHVSMGANGATKTLRIVDNLERILAIELLNASQALEFRRPLKSSDFIEMFIKSYRDEVSFVSEDRILHYDIEKSIDFLRSFQIDEEVFG; from the coding sequence ATGGAAACAGTGCATTATATAAGTTCAGATTTATTATCAATTGAAATGATTAATGAAATTATTTCGCAAGATTTAAAGTTAGAACTATCGGAAGAAGCAAGAGCGAATATTGTTAAATGTAGAGTTTATTTAGATGATAAGTTAAAATCTAACGAAAATCCTATTTATGGTATAAATACTGGTTTTGGTTCGCTTTGTAATGTGAAAATTTCTACAGAAAATTTATCAAAATTACAAGATAACCTAGTGAAATCTCATGCTTGTGGTACAGGTGAGGAAGTACCTTTGGAAATCGTAAAGATAATGCTTCTACTTAAAATTCAATCATTAAGTTATGGACATTCTGGTGTTCAATTAGAAACGGTTGAACGCTTGATTGCATTTTATAATCATGATATTTTACCAGTAATTTATACATTAGGTTCTTTAGGAGCAAGTGGAGATTTAGCACCTTTGGCTCATTTAGCATTACCTTTAATTGGAGAAGGTGAAGTTTATAAAGATGGTTTTAGACAACCTGCTTATAAAATGTTAGAGAGTATGGGGTGGGATTTATTAACATTGAAATCTAAAGAAGGGTTGGCACTATTAAATGGTACTCAGTTTATGAGTGCTTATGGTGTTTATATTTTAATTAAATCGACTAAATTATCGTATTTAGCAGATGTTATTGGAGCCATTTCTTTGGAAGGTTTTGATGGAAGAATTGAACCTTTTACAGATTTAATTCATTTAATTAGACCACATAAAGGTCAAGTTGAAACAGCACAACGAATGTGCGATATTCTAGACGGAAGTGAGATTATCGAACAAGAGAAAAAGCATGTTCAGGATCCTTACTCTTTTAGATGTATTCCTCAGGTACATGGTGCAAGTAAAGACACGATTGGATATGTTAAGAAGGTTTTTAAAACCGAAATTAACTCGGTAACAGATAATCCAAATATTTTTGTTGGAGAAGATAAAATAATTTCTGGAGGTAATTTCCACGGACAGCCTTTGGCACTTGCGCTAGACTTTTTAGGGATAGCGCTTGCAGAATTAGGAAGTATTTCTGAAAGAAGAACCTATCAATTAATTTCAGGTTTGAGAGATTTACCTGCTTTCTTGGTTAGTGACCCCGGATTGAATTCAGGGTTTATGATTCCACAATATACTGCTGCAAGTATTGTTAGTCAAAACAAACAATTAGCGACTCCTTCTAGTATTGATAGTATTGTGTCAAGTAATGGTCAAGAAGATCATGTGAGTATGGGAGCAAATGGAGCAACAAAAACATTGAGAATTGTTGATAATTTGGAACGAATTTTAGCAATAGAATTGTTAAACGCTTCCCAAGCTTTAGAGTTTAGAAGACCTTTAAAATCAAGTGACTTTATAGAAATGTTTATAAAATCGTATCGCGATGAAGTATCATTTGTTAGTGAAGATAGAATTTTACACTATGATATCGAAAAATCTATTGATTTTCTGAGAAGTTTCCAGATTGATGAGGAAGTTTTTGGTTAA
- a CDS encoding DUF1304 domain-containing protein, translated as MNILSQIIIVFVAILHLYFLWLEMFAWTTKAPKVFKNFPKELFPKTKTLAANQGLYNGFLAAGLLWSLTIRNPVWSHKIAIFFLSCVLIAGLYGALTASKKIFLVQGLPALIGLLLILSSF; from the coding sequence CTGAATATATTATCGCAAATTATCATTGTCTTTGTCGCAATATTACATCTCTATTTTCTTTGGTTAGAAATGTTCGCTTGGACCACAAAAGCCCCTAAAGTTTTTAAAAACTTTCCAAAAGAGCTATTTCCTAAAACTAAAACTTTGGCTGCCAATCAAGGTCTATACAATGGCTTTTTAGCTGCTGGTTTACTCTGGTCTTTAACAATAAGAAACCCCGTTTGGAGTCATAAAATTGCAATTTTCTTTCTAAGTTGTGTTTTAATTGCTGGATTATATGGAGCACTAACTGCTTCTAAAAAAATATTTCTTGTGCAAGGTTTACCTGCATTAATCGGGTTATTATTAATTTTAAGTTCCTTCTAA
- the rimK gene encoding 30S ribosomal protein S6--L-glutamate ligase translates to MQDKVIVGSEEWCSFPTLGIPTIKARVDSGAKTSALHATSIRPFEKDSEDWVKFDINPIQNNAKTVIHCEARLVDQRIVKSSSGFREKRFVIKTPVEMGGKKWEVELTLTNRDSMGFRMLLGREAMSGRVLVDPEKKYVLGQPSNEKLKEFYYDNSNIKKGLRIGLLASNPDLYSNKRIIEAGELRGHEMHFLNLKYCYMKLDANTPEIHYRGGKVLNDFDAVIPRIRPSMTYYGCALTRQFEALKVFALNNAAAITQSRDKLFSLQLLLNNGVDIPTTGFANSPLDTDDLIKMVGGSPLIVKLLEGTQGKGVVLAETKKAAESVINAFKSLNANILVQEFIKEANGKDLRLFVVDGKVVASMQREAAPGEFRANIHMGGTASIVKVTPEEKKIAIRAAKAMDLKVAGVDIIRSSKGPLLLEVNSSPGLEGIEGATQKDIAGEMIKAIEKNFKWK, encoded by the coding sequence ATGCAAGACAAAGTAATAGTTGGTAGTGAAGAATGGTGTTCTTTCCCTACATTAGGGATTCCTACAATCAAAGCACGTGTTGACTCAGGAGCAAAAACATCAGCCCTACATGCTACAAGCATAAGACCTTTTGAAAAAGACAGTGAAGATTGGGTAAAATTTGACATAAACCCTATTCAGAATAATGCTAAAACCGTTATTCATTGTGAAGCAAGATTAGTTGATCAAAGAATTGTTAAAAGCTCAAGTGGTTTTCGCGAAAAAAGATTCGTTATTAAGACTCCTGTTGAAATGGGGGGTAAAAAATGGGAAGTAGAACTTACTTTGACCAATAGAGATTCTATGGGCTTTAGGATGCTTCTAGGAAGAGAAGCTATGTCTGGAAGGGTTTTAGTAGATCCTGAAAAAAAATACGTACTTGGACAACCTAGCAACGAAAAACTTAAAGAGTTTTATTATGATAATTCTAATATAAAGAAAGGATTACGAATAGGACTTCTTGCTAGTAATCCAGATTTATATAGCAACAAAAGAATAATTGAAGCAGGAGAACTTCGTGGACACGAAATGCATTTCCTAAATCTTAAGTATTGCTACATGAAGTTAGATGCTAACACTCCTGAAATTCATTACAGAGGTGGTAAAGTTTTAAATGATTTTGACGCAGTAATTCCTAGAATTCGCCCTAGTATGACGTATTACGGTTGTGCTCTTACAAGACAATTTGAAGCTTTAAAAGTTTTTGCATTGAATAACGCAGCTGCAATTACTCAATCTAGAGATAAACTATTTTCTTTACAGTTACTTTTAAACAATGGTGTGGATATTCCAACAACTGGATTCGCAAATTCACCATTAGACACAGATGATTTAATCAAAATGGTTGGTGGATCACCGCTAATTGTTAAATTACTAGAAGGTACACAAGGAAAAGGAGTTGTATTAGCAGAAACTAAGAAAGCAGCAGAATCTGTAATCAATGCTTTTAAAAGTCTAAATGCTAACATCTTAGTTCAAGAATTCATCAAAGAAGCGAATGGTAAAGATTTACGTCTTTTTGTTGTTGACGGAAAAGTAGTCGCTTCAATGCAAAGAGAAGCAGCTCCAGGAGAATTTAGAGCTAATATTCACATGGGAGGAACTGCTTCTATTGTAAAAGTAACACCCGAAGAGAAAAAGATTGCAATTAGAGCCGCAAAAGCAATGGACTTAAAAGTTGCAGGTGTTGATATTATTCGTTCTAGCAAAGGACCATTATTGTTAGAAGTTAACTCATCTCCAGGACTTGAGGGCATTGAAGGAGCTACGCAAAAAGATATTGCAGGAGAAATGATTAAAGCAATTGAGAAAAATTTCAAATGGAAATAA
- a CDS encoding ATP-dependent Clp protease ATP-binding subunit — protein MDDNFSPRVKDVISYSKEEALRLGHDYIGTEHLMLGLLREGQGKAMAILNNLTVDFDHLRRKVEVLSPASPVGTQNNDKKNLHLTRQAERALKTTFLEAKLYNSTSISTAHLLLCILRNENDPTTKLLNKLKIDYESVKDQYTAMITNENDYIENLPKAEFNDDAGQEESPRDSGFNTPPAGNKANKKSKTPVLDNFGRDLTEMAEEGKLDPVVGREKEIERVSQILSRRKKNNPLLIGEPGVGKSAIAEGLALRIVKKKVSRILFNKRVVTLDLASLVAGTKYRGQFEERMKAVMNELEKNEDIILFIDEIHTIVGAGGATGSLDASNMFKPALARGEIQCVGATTLDEYRQYIEKDGALERRFQKVIIEPTSVDETIIILNNIKGKYEDHHNVTYTDDAIEACVKLTNRYMTERFLPDKAIDALDEAGSRVHITNIDVPKQILELERQLEEVRELKNTVVKKQKYEEAAKLRDDEKRIEKDLAIAQEQWEEDAKNNRVTVTEDNVADVVSMMTGIPVNRIAQTESNKLAKLPELIKGKVIGQNVAVEKIAKAIQRNRAGLKDPNKPIGSFIFLGQTGVGKTQLAKVLAKELFDSEDALVRVDMSEYMEKFAISRLVGAPPGYVGYEEGGQLTEKVRRKPYCVVLLDEIEKAHPDVFNMMLQVLDDGHLTDSLGRKIDFRNTIIIMTSNVGARQLKDFGQGVGFGTTARTNQADEHSRGVIENALKKAFAPEFLNRIDDVIVFNTLEKEDINLIIDIEMDKLYLRVKDLGYNLKLSEKAKDYIADKGFDKQFGARPLKRAIQKYVEDALAEEIITSKIQEGDQIFMDLDETSNELIIEIKKAEKPTN, from the coding sequence ATGGACGATAATTTTTCACCTAGAGTAAAAGACGTTATTTCTTATAGTAAAGAAGAAGCTTTACGTTTAGGACATGACTATATTGGCACAGAACACTTAATGCTAGGCCTTCTTAGAGAAGGTCAGGGTAAAGCAATGGCTATACTTAACAATTTGACTGTTGACTTCGACCATTTAAGAAGAAAAGTAGAGGTTTTGAGTCCTGCAAGTCCAGTAGGCACACAAAACAATGATAAAAAGAATTTACATTTAACACGACAAGCAGAAAGGGCTTTAAAGACAACTTTTTTAGAAGCAAAACTATACAATAGCACTTCTATTAGTACTGCTCATTTATTACTTTGTATATTAAGAAATGAGAATGATCCTACTACGAAATTGTTAAACAAATTAAAAATAGATTATGAATCTGTAAAAGATCAATATACAGCTATGATAACAAACGAAAACGATTATATAGAAAATCTTCCAAAGGCTGAATTTAACGACGATGCTGGTCAAGAAGAAAGCCCTAGAGACAGTGGTTTTAATACTCCACCTGCTGGGAACAAAGCGAATAAAAAATCAAAAACTCCTGTTTTAGATAATTTTGGTCGTGATTTGACTGAAATGGCGGAAGAAGGTAAACTAGACCCAGTAGTTGGTCGTGAAAAAGAAATTGAACGAGTTTCTCAAATTCTAAGTAGAAGAAAGAAAAACAACCCTTTATTAATTGGTGAACCAGGTGTTGGAAAGTCTGCAATAGCTGAAGGTTTAGCTTTAAGAATTGTTAAGAAAAAAGTATCTAGAATTCTTTTTAACAAACGTGTAGTAACGTTAGATTTAGCCAGTTTAGTAGCTGGAACTAAATATCGTGGACAGTTTGAAGAAAGAATGAAAGCAGTTATGAATGAATTAGAAAAGAATGAGGATATTATTCTTTTCATAGATGAAATTCATACTATAGTTGGCGCTGGAGGAGCAACAGGTTCATTAGATGCATCTAACATGTTTAAACCTGCTTTAGCAAGAGGAGAAATTCAATGTGTTGGAGCTACAACTTTAGATGAATACCGTCAATACATAGAGAAAGATGGTGCACTAGAGCGTCGTTTTCAAAAGGTAATTATCGAGCCTACTTCTGTAGATGAAACAATCATCATTCTTAATAACATCAAAGGTAAGTATGAAGACCATCATAATGTAACCTATACAGATGATGCTATTGAAGCATGCGTTAAACTTACTAACAGATATATGACAGAAAGATTCCTTCCAGACAAAGCTATTGATGCTTTAGACGAAGCTGGATCTAGAGTTCATATCACAAATATTGATGTTCCTAAGCAAATATTAGAATTAGAACGTCAACTTGAAGAGGTACGTGAATTAAAGAATACTGTTGTTAAAAAACAAAAGTATGAAGAAGCTGCTAAATTAAGAGATGATGAAAAACGCATTGAAAAAGACTTAGCAATTGCTCAAGAACAATGGGAAGAAGATGCAAAAAACAATCGTGTTACAGTAACTGAAGATAATGTAGCCGATGTTGTTTCTATGATGACAGGAATACCTGTGAATAGAATTGCACAAACTGAGAGTAATAAATTAGCTAAACTGCCTGAATTAATCAAAGGTAAAGTAATTGGACAAAACGTTGCAGTTGAAAAAATTGCAAAAGCAATTCAAAGAAATAGAGCAGGTTTAAAAGACCCAAACAAGCCAATTGGTTCATTCATATTCCTAGGTCAAACTGGTGTTGGAAAGACACAATTAGCTAAAGTATTAGCTAAAGAACTTTTCGATTCTGAAGACGCACTAGTTCGTGTTGACATGAGTGAATACATGGAGAAATTTGCAATATCTAGATTAGTTGGAGCACCTCCAGGTTACGTAGGATACGAAGAAGGTGGACAATTGACCGAAAAAGTGAGAAGAAAACCATATTGTGTTGTCTTACTAGATGAAATTGAAAAAGCACATCCAGATGTATTTAATATGATGCTTCAGGTTTTAGATGACGGTCATCTTACAGATAGTTTAGGACGAAAAATAGATTTCAGAAACACTATCATTATTATGACTTCTAATGTTGGTGCAAGACAATTGAAAGATTTTGGACAAGGTGTTGGTTTTGGAACAACAGCTAGAACAAATCAAGCAGACGAACATTCAAGAGGTGTTATTGAAAATGCATTAAAAAAAGCATTTGCTCCTGAATTTTTAAATAGAATTGATGATGTAATAGTCTTTAATACATTAGAAAAAGAAGATATCAATCTAATTATTGATATAGAAATGGATAAATTATACCTACGTGTTAAAGATTTAGGATATAACTTAAAACTTTCTGAAAAAGCAAAAGATTATATTGCTGATAAAGGATTTGATAAACAATTTGGAGCAAGACCTCTAAAAAGAGCCATACAAAAATATGTAGAAGATGCTCTTGCTGAAGAAATAATAACTTCAAAAATACAAGAAGGAGATCAAATTTTTATGGATCTAGACGAAACCTCCAACGAGTTAATAATCGAAATAAAAAAAGCTGAAAAACCTACTAATTAG